One window of Magallana gigas chromosome 2, xbMagGiga1.1, whole genome shotgun sequence genomic DNA carries:
- the LOC105331653 gene encoding discoidin domain-containing receptor 2 isoform X1 gives MRNSRNSVKFKLESGQWIVLCLVVLGFCEVHSLDLGQCQTALGMESGAIPDDAITASSSYKEGSVGPESARIRKEWQGGAWCPKNILNKNSYEYLQIDLYKLMVITKVETQGRFGNGLGQEFTEKFLLEYQREDDGEWIRFRNRQAAEHFSANYNTHTAEMNEVSPPIIAKRVRFIPYTETPRTVCMRVELYGCTWNDGVLSYSMPQGDRRGKHSSDELAFLDFTYDGIIKEDHLYNGIGQLMDGEEGQANFRSDLQARGIKGYEWVGWKTENPDDNIPVQIVFKFDDVRNFTLLNIHANNFYDKDVSVFSMAHVYFSVSGIYYQPNYIDHKFERDSWMEYARTVSIPLENRVGKYVKVELFFDRKWMLISEVSFKSEVTKANVTMELPPLTPAVHTTKAPTIGERLPVDRNINIQIGQDSQQHVEDRSVQTKEATTENDMIGIIVGTLSALIVTLLVVAVIVIILIRHKRSKQNNNRHCLKPVERHIALNMNGMRNIQNGKVSNGNMYNSVAQEEMESDRELCNGGEKLCKSPSYSEPQDSLVGGRDLPDLPGCAAGNSDSRDYAVPDVTKSALIVALPPHTQTPIRVSPANNGTPIMMNNCLTEKPPTYDALYAAADIVHVNVPNIPNLQGVSGNNVYAVPNAELLLTLEHAVVQFPRENLQFVDVLGEGQFGEVHLCEAVNVDGYISDDYFMNRASTHTPKVLVAVKMLRRNADDRARADFSKEIKIMSQLKDPNIVRVLGVCTREEPLCMIVEYMKYGDLNQFLLDHVPESPVAMATNAKTLSYGCLVYMASQIASGMKYLESLNMVHRDLATRNCLVGTNYTIKISDFGMSRSLYSADYYRIEGRAVLPIRWMAWESILLGKFTTKSDVWSFAVTLWEILTFAKDQPFDTLTDEQVIENAGHYYRNDNKEVYLSLPPNCPKEIYDLMVECWNRNEACRPTFREVHMFLQRKNMGYNPKDEKMNQIKVPIC, from the exons GACAATGTCAGACTGCCCTGGGTATGGAGAGTGGGGCTATCCCTGATGATGCGATCACCGCCAGCTCCTCCTACAAAGAAGGCTCAGTGGGACCCGAGAGTGCAAG AATACGAAAGGAGTGGCAGGGCGGAGCGTGGTGCCCCAAAAATATCCTGAATAAGAATTCCTACGAATATCTCCAGATCGATCTGTACAAACTGATGGTCATCACCAAGGTGGAAACACAGGGGCGCTTCGGAAACGGCCTG GGACAAGAGTTCACAGAAAAGTTCCTTTTGGAATATCAGCGAGAAGATGACGGGGAATGGATAAGGTTCAGAAATCGTCAGGCAGCTGAG CACTTCTCAGCCAACTACAACACCCACACTGCTGAGATGAACGAAGTTTCTCCTCCGATCATTGCCAAGAGGGTGCGCTTCATTCCCTACACTGAAACTCCACGCACCGTTTGCATGAGGGTAGAACTCTACGGCTGTACATGGAATG ATGGCGTTTTATCTTACTCAATGCCTCAAGGGGATAGAAGAGGAAAACACAGTTCAGACGAGTTAGCTTTCTTAGACTTTACTTATGATGGAATCATCAAGGAAGATCACCTGTACAATGGCATTGGTCAACTCATGGACGGTGAGGAAGGACAGGCCAATTTCCGCTCCGACCTTCAGGCAAGGGGAATTAAGGGATACGAATGGGTCGGATGGAAGACGGAGAACCCTGACGATAACATACCTGTGCAAATCGTCTTCAAATTTGATGATGTGCGCAACTTCACTCTCCTGAACATACATGCTAACAATTTTTATGACAAAGATGTCAGTGTCTTCAGCATGGCTCATGTCTACTTCAGTGTGTCAGGAATATACTATCAGCCAAACTACATTGATCATAAGTTTGAGAGGGATTCGTGGATGGAGTATGCTCGTACTGTCTCCATTCCTCTCGAAAACCGAGTTGGGAAGTATGTCAAAGTAGAGCTTTTCTTTGACAGGAAATGGATGCTCATTAGTGAAGTCTCATTCAAGTCAG AGGTAACAAAAGCCAATGTGACGATGGAGCTTCCTCCGCTCACCCCTGCAGTACACACAACCAAAGCTCCGACCATTGGAGAACGATTGCCTGTAGACAGGAATATTAATATTCAGATTGGTCAAG ATTCACAACAGCATGTAGAGGATCGGTCTGTTCAAACAAAAGAAGCCACAACCGAGAATGACATGATTGGGATCATTGTGGGTACACTCTCCGCTCTCATTGTCACCCTTCTCGTGGTCGCTGTCATCGTCATCATTCTGATCCGCCACAAACGCAGCAAACAGAACAACAACCGCCACTGCCTCAAACCGGTCGAACGCCACATCGCTCTCAACATGAACGGCATGCGAAACATACAGAACGGCAAGGTCTCAAACGGCAACATGTACAACAGTGTGGCTCAGGAGGAGATGGAATCAGACCGAGAGCTGTGTAATGGAGGGGAGAAATTATGTAAGAGCCCATCGTATAGTGAGCCCCAGGACTCTCTGGTCGGGGGGCGGGACCTGCCAGACTTACCGGGGTGTGCGGCAGGGAACTCGG ATTCCAGAGACTATGCTGTTCCAGATGTCACAAAGTCGGCTCTGATAGTGGCCCTACCCCCACACACCCAGACCCCCATTAGAGTGTCCCCTGCTAACAACGGAACGCCGATCATGATGAACAACTGTCTCACGGAGAAGCCCCCCACATACGATGCTCTATATGCAGCGGCGGACATCGTACACGTGAATGTCCCTAACATTCCGAACCTCCAGGGAGTCAGTGGAAACAATGTGTATGCTGTTCCAAACGCGGAACTTCTACTCACACTGGAACATGCCGTGGTGCAGTTTCCTCGGGAAAACCTACAGTTTGTTGACGTATTAGGAGAGGGTCAATTCGGAGAG GTACACCTTTGTGAGGCAGTGAATGTGGATGGGTACATCAGTGATGACTACTTCATGAACAGAGCCAGCACACACACTCCCAAAGTCTTGGTGGCAGTCAAGATGTTACGACGGAATGCTGATGATAGAGCAAG ggCTGACTTCAGTAAGGAAATCAAGATAATGTCCCAGCTGAAGGACCCGAACATCGTGCGCGTGCTTGGGGTGTGTACACGGGAGGAGCCCCTGTGTATGATTGTGGAGTACATGAAATACGGGGACCTGAACCAGTTTCTGTTGGACCACGTCCCAGAGAGTCCTGTAGCCATGGCCACCAATGCCAAAACTCTCAG TTATGGCTGTCTGGTTTACATGGCTTCCCAGATTGCATCAGGAATGAAATACTTAGAGTCGTTAAACATGGTACACCGTGATCTTGCCACTAGAAACTGTTTAGTCGGGACAAACTACACAATAAAGATATCGGACTTTGGGATGAGTCGAAGTCTGTACAGCGCGGACTACTACCGGATAGAGGGGCGGGCTGTTCTACCAATCAGATGGATGGCCTGGGAAAGCATCTTACTG GGGAAATTCACCACAAAGTCTGATGTCTGGTCATTTGCTGTGACACTGTGGGAGATTCTGACATTCGCCAAGGACCAACCGTTTGACACTCTGACAGACGAACAAGTGATAGAGAATGCTGGACATTATTATCGCAACGACAACAAGGAGGTCTACCTCTCGCTACCTCCCAACTGTCCCAAGGAAATCTACGACCTGATGGTCGAGTGTTGGAACAGAAACGAGGCGTGTCGACCCACATTCCGCGAAGTCCACATGTTCCTTCAGAGGAAGAACATGGGGTACAACCCAAAGGATGAAAAGATGAACCAAATTAAGGTCCCGATATGCTGA
- the LOC105331653 gene encoding discoidin domain-containing receptor 2 isoform X2, producing the protein MRNSRNSVKFKLESGQWIVLCLVVLGFCEVHSLDLGQCQTALGMESGAIPDDAITASSSYKEGSVGPESARIRKEWQGGAWCPKNILNKNSYEYLQIDLYKLMVITKVETQGRFGNGLGQEFTEKFLLEYQREDDGEWIRFRNRQAAEHFSANYNTHTAEMNEVSPPIIAKRVRFIPYTETPRTVCMRVELYGCTWNDGVLSYSMPQGDRRGKHSSDELAFLDFTYDGIIKEDHLYNGIGQLMDGEEGQANFRSDLQARGIKGYEWVGWKTENPDDNIPVQIVFKFDDVRNFTLLNIHANNFYDKDVSVFSMAHVYFSVSGIYYQPNYIDHKFERDSWMEYARTVSIPLENRVGKYVKVELFFDRKWMLISEVSFKSEVTKANVTMELPPLTPAVHTTKAPTIGERLPVDRNINIQIGQDSQQHVEDRSVQTKEATTENDMIGIIVGTLSALIVTLLVVAVIVIILIRHKRSKQNNNRHCLKPVERHIALNMNGMRNIQNGKVSNGNMYNSVAQEEMESDRELCNGGEKLYSRDYAVPDVTKSALIVALPPHTQTPIRVSPANNGTPIMMNNCLTEKPPTYDALYAAADIVHVNVPNIPNLQGVSGNNVYAVPNAELLLTLEHAVVQFPRENLQFVDVLGEGQFGEVHLCEAVNVDGYISDDYFMNRASTHTPKVLVAVKMLRRNADDRARADFSKEIKIMSQLKDPNIVRVLGVCTREEPLCMIVEYMKYGDLNQFLLDHVPESPVAMATNAKTLSYGCLVYMASQIASGMKYLESLNMVHRDLATRNCLVGTNYTIKISDFGMSRSLYSADYYRIEGRAVLPIRWMAWESILLGKFTTKSDVWSFAVTLWEILTFAKDQPFDTLTDEQVIENAGHYYRNDNKEVYLSLPPNCPKEIYDLMVECWNRNEACRPTFREVHMFLQRKNMGYNPKDEKMNQIKVPIC; encoded by the exons GACAATGTCAGACTGCCCTGGGTATGGAGAGTGGGGCTATCCCTGATGATGCGATCACCGCCAGCTCCTCCTACAAAGAAGGCTCAGTGGGACCCGAGAGTGCAAG AATACGAAAGGAGTGGCAGGGCGGAGCGTGGTGCCCCAAAAATATCCTGAATAAGAATTCCTACGAATATCTCCAGATCGATCTGTACAAACTGATGGTCATCACCAAGGTGGAAACACAGGGGCGCTTCGGAAACGGCCTG GGACAAGAGTTCACAGAAAAGTTCCTTTTGGAATATCAGCGAGAAGATGACGGGGAATGGATAAGGTTCAGAAATCGTCAGGCAGCTGAG CACTTCTCAGCCAACTACAACACCCACACTGCTGAGATGAACGAAGTTTCTCCTCCGATCATTGCCAAGAGGGTGCGCTTCATTCCCTACACTGAAACTCCACGCACCGTTTGCATGAGGGTAGAACTCTACGGCTGTACATGGAATG ATGGCGTTTTATCTTACTCAATGCCTCAAGGGGATAGAAGAGGAAAACACAGTTCAGACGAGTTAGCTTTCTTAGACTTTACTTATGATGGAATCATCAAGGAAGATCACCTGTACAATGGCATTGGTCAACTCATGGACGGTGAGGAAGGACAGGCCAATTTCCGCTCCGACCTTCAGGCAAGGGGAATTAAGGGATACGAATGGGTCGGATGGAAGACGGAGAACCCTGACGATAACATACCTGTGCAAATCGTCTTCAAATTTGATGATGTGCGCAACTTCACTCTCCTGAACATACATGCTAACAATTTTTATGACAAAGATGTCAGTGTCTTCAGCATGGCTCATGTCTACTTCAGTGTGTCAGGAATATACTATCAGCCAAACTACATTGATCATAAGTTTGAGAGGGATTCGTGGATGGAGTATGCTCGTACTGTCTCCATTCCTCTCGAAAACCGAGTTGGGAAGTATGTCAAAGTAGAGCTTTTCTTTGACAGGAAATGGATGCTCATTAGTGAAGTCTCATTCAAGTCAG AGGTAACAAAAGCCAATGTGACGATGGAGCTTCCTCCGCTCACCCCTGCAGTACACACAACCAAAGCTCCGACCATTGGAGAACGATTGCCTGTAGACAGGAATATTAATATTCAGATTGGTCAAG ATTCACAACAGCATGTAGAGGATCGGTCTGTTCAAACAAAAGAAGCCACAACCGAGAATGACATGATTGGGATCATTGTGGGTACACTCTCCGCTCTCATTGTCACCCTTCTCGTGGTCGCTGTCATCGTCATCATTCTGATCCGCCACAAACGCAGCAAACAGAACAACAACCGCCACTGCCTCAAACCGGTCGAACGCCACATCGCTCTCAACATGAACGGCATGCGAAACATACAGAACGGCAAGGTCTCAAACGGCAACATGTACAACAGTGTGGCTCAGGAGGAGATGGAATCAGACCGAGAGCTGTGTAATGGAGGGGAGAAATTAT ATTCCAGAGACTATGCTGTTCCAGATGTCACAAAGTCGGCTCTGATAGTGGCCCTACCCCCACACACCCAGACCCCCATTAGAGTGTCCCCTGCTAACAACGGAACGCCGATCATGATGAACAACTGTCTCACGGAGAAGCCCCCCACATACGATGCTCTATATGCAGCGGCGGACATCGTACACGTGAATGTCCCTAACATTCCGAACCTCCAGGGAGTCAGTGGAAACAATGTGTATGCTGTTCCAAACGCGGAACTTCTACTCACACTGGAACATGCCGTGGTGCAGTTTCCTCGGGAAAACCTACAGTTTGTTGACGTATTAGGAGAGGGTCAATTCGGAGAG GTACACCTTTGTGAGGCAGTGAATGTGGATGGGTACATCAGTGATGACTACTTCATGAACAGAGCCAGCACACACACTCCCAAAGTCTTGGTGGCAGTCAAGATGTTACGACGGAATGCTGATGATAGAGCAAG ggCTGACTTCAGTAAGGAAATCAAGATAATGTCCCAGCTGAAGGACCCGAACATCGTGCGCGTGCTTGGGGTGTGTACACGGGAGGAGCCCCTGTGTATGATTGTGGAGTACATGAAATACGGGGACCTGAACCAGTTTCTGTTGGACCACGTCCCAGAGAGTCCTGTAGCCATGGCCACCAATGCCAAAACTCTCAG TTATGGCTGTCTGGTTTACATGGCTTCCCAGATTGCATCAGGAATGAAATACTTAGAGTCGTTAAACATGGTACACCGTGATCTTGCCACTAGAAACTGTTTAGTCGGGACAAACTACACAATAAAGATATCGGACTTTGGGATGAGTCGAAGTCTGTACAGCGCGGACTACTACCGGATAGAGGGGCGGGCTGTTCTACCAATCAGATGGATGGCCTGGGAAAGCATCTTACTG GGGAAATTCACCACAAAGTCTGATGTCTGGTCATTTGCTGTGACACTGTGGGAGATTCTGACATTCGCCAAGGACCAACCGTTTGACACTCTGACAGACGAACAAGTGATAGAGAATGCTGGACATTATTATCGCAACGACAACAAGGAGGTCTACCTCTCGCTACCTCCCAACTGTCCCAAGGAAATCTACGACCTGATGGTCGAGTGTTGGAACAGAAACGAGGCGTGTCGACCCACATTCCGCGAAGTCCACATGTTCCTTCAGAGGAAGAACATGGGGTACAACCCAAAGGATGAAAAGATGAACCAAATTAAGGTCCCGATATGCTGA